Within Nycticebus coucang isolate mNycCou1 chromosome 16, mNycCou1.pri, whole genome shotgun sequence, the genomic segment atgggtgttgattttgtagcctgagacattgctatattccttgattacttctaaaagttttatagtagaatccctagtgttttccagatatatgatcatatcatctgcgaagagtaaaagtttgatctcttctgaccctatgtggatacccttgatctccttttcttccctaattgcaatggctaaaacttccattacaatgttaaagagcagtggagacaatgggcaaccttgcttggttcctgatctaagtggaaatgatttcaatttaactccactcaatatgatattggctgtgggtttgctgtagatggcctctattagtttaagaaatgtcccttgtataccaattttcgtaagtgctctgatcatgaagggatgctggatattatcaaaagctttttctgcatcaattgaaagaatcatatggtctttatttttaagtttgtttatgtgttgaattacatttatagatttacgtatattgaaccagccttgagaccctgggataaatccgacttggtcatggtgtataatttttttgatgtgttgttggattctgtttgttaggatctttttgagtattttagcatctatattcattagtgatattggtctataattttcttttcttgttgggtctttccctggtttggggatcaaggtgatgttggcTTCGTagatgtgctgggtaatattccttctttttctatattttggaagaggtttagtagtataggtactagttcttctttaaatgtttggtagaattctgacataaagccatctggtcctgggcttttctttttagggagattttgtatagttgatgctatttcagaacttgatataggcctgttcaacatttccactcgttctggctaagtcttagtaggtggcgtgcttccaggtattggtcgatttctttcagattttcatatttgtgagagtagagtttcttgtagtattcgttaaggattttttgaatttctgaggggtctgttgttatttcatcatgaccatttctgatggatgaaactagggattttactctttttttcctggttaggttggccaaaggtttatctattttattcatcttttcaaaaacccaacttttggatttattgatctgttgtataattcttttgttttcaatttcatttaattctgctctgattttggttatttcttttcttctgctgcatttggggttaaagtgttcttctttctccagttgcttgagatgttttattaagttattgacttcctctctttccgttttcttgaggaaggcttgcagtgctataaatttccctcttaggactgcctttgcagtatcccagaggttctggtaattcgtgttttgattgtggttttgttccaaaaatatggtgatttccttcttaatctcatctataacccatctatccttcagcataaggttgtttagcttccatgtttttgtatgggtatgcaggttcctgttatttagttcaacttttattccatgatggtctgagaagatgcaaggaataatttctatttttttaaatttgctgaggttagatttgtggcctaggatgtggtcgattttggagtaagttccatgggctgaagagaagaatgtgtattcagttttttggggatgaaatgttctgtagatgtctgttaagtccagatgttgaatggttgagtttaaatctaaaatttctttgcttagcttctttttggagaatctatccaggactgctaaaggggtgttaaaaatctccaactgctatggaagtggaggaaatcgagttgctcatgtctgttagagtttctcttataaattgaggtgcgttgtggttgggtgcacaaatattaataattgagatctcatcattttgagtattacctttaacaaatatgaagtgtccatctttatccttaattattttggttggtttaaagcgtattgcgtctgtgaacagaattgcaatgcctgcttttttctgctttccgtttgcctggaatatagatgaccatcccttcaccttgagtctttatctgtctttaatgtaagatgcgattcttgtatgcagcagatatctggcttgagtttttgtatccggtccgccaacctatgcctctttagaggacaatttaaaccattcacattaattgagagtattgataagcctttcgagagacccgtggacatttttaatccttttgcgactgtggaagttggaatttgatcaaaaattttttgggtgggtttacttttgtggtggagaattacactggtctttatggaggataggtctaagaatgtcctggagagctggtttagttgtggcaaatttcttcaacatgtgaatgttgttgaagtattaaatttctctgtcataaatgaagctcagtttagctgggtacaggatcctgtgttgaaagttattttgttttaggagattaaaagttgatgaccatcctcttctagcttgaaaggtttcagcagagagatctgcagttattctgatattcttccccttgtagttaatggttttctttcgtctggcagctttcagaattttctccttcatattaactttagtgaaattgattatgatgtgtctgggggatgtcttatttgggttgagtcgtgctggagttctgaaactgtctgctatctgaatttcaaaatctcttggcatgtctggaaagttgtccttcataatctcatggagaagagactctgtgccttgtgaagccacttcgtcactttcggggatccctataagacgaatattggttttcttcaaattatccgagaaccctctgagagagtggtctgtttttgctctccatttctcttcttctttgagggtttgggagcattcgaaagctttgtcttcaatgtcagaaatcctttcttctgcttgctccattctgttactgagggattctactgtgtttctcagatctttgagggatgcaccttcttgtctcaatgtgtcaaaatctttggtcatttggtctttgaattgttGAGCTGTTGAGATAAcctttggaattctaatttgatctgatttgctatccagatcctgaattcaatttctgacatctcagctatttgtttgtgcatggagtcttgtgctgtttctgccccattgatccttgggggagttgatctactctcattattcatattgccagagtttttctttctttttttttttttaaagttaaaaattccttaattttttattcctggtaCCACTACCACAATTTACAGGGCAATATACCTgatgtaatgaaaagaaaaagaaaaagacaaagctacaacagataaaagacCTCAGGAATGTACATCTAATTGACACTACATTGCATTAATCAATAGCTGCACTTTTTGCAAACTGTGGCTATGACAGTCCTGAACAAGAAGGGTTTCCTGTTTAAGCTGCAGTAACTTTTCTGACTATGGATCATCGTTCCTTCTGTGGCAGATTTTTACAGTTCCTCTAATGCATTTGGGACAACTGTCTCAAAGTAACCTGCAGCTTTCCTGACAACTCCtcgctctctctcctgctaagaaCTGTAGtccttttatgttgtttttagaaCTTTCTGCTACCATATCCACCACTTCCACCACCAGATCCATAACCACCACCATATGGACTGCCCAAGCTTCTTCCACCAAAACTGCCCCCTTTCATGGGTCCATAATTTGATTGCTGTTGTCCActataatttccaaaatcattatagttcccaccaccaccatagttacctccaaaatttcctccttcattgtAACCATCATATCCTCCTCCACCACCATATCCGCCACCTTGGTTTCCATATCCTGGTCCACCACCACCATAGCCCCCTCTACTACTGTAACCAGGACCACCGCCATAGTTCCCACCGTCACCTCCAAATCCATTGTATCCACCATCACCTCCTCCATAACTACCtctgctgccaccacctccaccaccatatcCTCCTCTTCCACCAAAGTTTCCACCACGGCCAAAattacctccaccacctccaaagTTTCCTCCCCGACCCATAAAGTTGCCAGATCCACCTCCACGACCTCTTTGCGATCCAGCAGACTGCATCTCTTGTTTAGAAAGGGCCTTTTTCACTTCACAATTATGCCCATTAATAGTGTGGTATTTCTGAACAACAATTTTATCAACAGTATCATGATCATCAAAAGTTACAAAAGCTAGTCCTCTCTTTTTTCCACTCTGCCTGTCTTCCATAACCTCTATGGTTTCAATCTTGCCATACTTTTCAAAGTAGTCTCTCAAATTATATTCTTCTGTATCTTCTTTAataccaccaacaaaaattttcttcactgTGAGATGGGCACCAGGCTTTACAGAATCCTCTCTAGAAACAGCCCTCTTTGGTTCCACAACACGCCCATCAACCTTGTGTGGTCTAGCACACATTGCTGCATCCACCTCTTCCACACAAGAGTAAGTCACAAAACCAAAGCCCCTGGAACGTTTTGTTTAGGGATCTCTCATTACCACACAATCTGTGAGTGTGccccatttctcaaaatgttctcTTAAACTATCATCTGTAGTTTCAAAGCTCAGACCACCAATAAACAGTTTTCTCAACTGCTCTGGTTTCTTTGGATCATGGCCCTCCTCCCCCGGGCGGCGGAGGCGACGGCCGGAGTCAGGCTGGGGGTGACCGGCCGGCGGTTTTACCTCCATTTTGAGACCGGACTCGCCTCTTCCAACTCGAGTTCAATATGGGACCAAGAGGAAGAggctgccagagtttttctgttgatttcgccccatgattgtttttcacattgcctctggctgtcctcagagttggggaggtgtctctccaagattagaccccagcgggatcactctattgttgctggatctttgtagggagtgaccctgtgtagttcctctggggctgctctagctagggagttcgggttgtggaagcagctctggtttgtggcacacccagatccagcaacagggctaggggtggtgtgcacagttctgtgagtgccaggcacccagtgactttggcacagagagcccaaggctccagcagtctctggccaggagaagagctttgcacagaggcagggagggctccaaagggcacacagctaccagagtccctgtccagatgaacgggctagtgtggaagctgggaggacacaggagggaggacgcagggttgcgttgcttccacagttcctggtcagggaatgcagaggcctggtgggtgtgggtcaccagtagggggtcgctgcacagctcttatggaggtctgggcagagccaagcccagaagtttgaggttgctatgagctgtgacgtcagggcactctacccagggcaatagcccaaggctccagtgtgtcaaaaccgtctcactctgcccctaaggattaaggctgtaaggcagctcagtccccgcctttaggctgctcagtcagtaggttactttgacccacccaatccttgctctgagaccctgagggcggagcttgccggggcagttctttcacaattgcttcctgcgcccagctcagtggctcagtttggggccccagacaatgcccaaagttctccacactcctgctcaagctctccccaaggcagttcaactgagtgccaagtccaagaacactgaaacagttcacaggtaaggcctttccggtttgcagtctcactgctgcttgtacttatggttgccggcgtgattaggttgatcaaacacacgtaaccacttgccagttttccactgtttttgtcctcctcttggggtccagaagtcccttgctggctccctgtatcctcaaagggatgattataggtagatcccaccagccagagatgcctagagtcttgtctccccagactcgctgttcccagttgcagggaagctgttactctgccgccatctttaatctctcctccagacttgtttctttttatagttcAATTTTGCTTCTCTGAATTCCCTTCTACTTCTAATCTTTTCATATTAGCTTATCTTCATGTTTATCTTTCATATTACAGACTTAAGATGCCTCTCTCATTTTTCACTATAAAGTAACAGTAGCCTGATTGTGACCCTGTGTTCACCACTAGAGCAGGAAATATCTACTCCGGGGGTGAGTGTCACTTTCCTCTCAAAAAACCTTTGGATACTTCCAAatgatcacaaaagaaaaaataaaatgtgcctGGCATTCAGAGTTCTCTATTGTCTTCCCCTCAGCAATCTTGTCTCCATGTCATTTATCAGAGCTCCTTTCTCCTAGAATGTTCCAGCTCCTAACTCCATAGCAAGAAGACTTGTTCTTTACTTCTTTGATTCCCACCACACTTAAAGTGCTTCCTCCTCCTGGAAGATTTCACTGGTTTCTTTTACCCCCTTACCAGGCCATTCCCAGAGcctctcaaactctgggctttcTCTAACACTGGCTGAGCCTAGCTCAGAGCATCTGTGACAGAGACGGTATGAGCTTCCTGAGGGCACAGATCTGGTTTATTCACCTAACGTCTCCATAGCCACCACACACAGTGCTAGGCACAAAGTAGGAATTCAGGAATTCTT encodes:
- the LOC128567672 gene encoding heterogeneous nuclear ribonucleoprotein A3-like; this encodes MCARPHKVDGRVVEPKRAVSREDSVKPGAHLTVKKIFVGGIKEDTEEYNLRDYFEKYGKIETIEVMEDRQSGKKRGLAFVTFDDHDTVDKIVVQKYHTINGHNCEVKKALSKQEMQSAGSQRGRGGGSGNFMGRGGNFGGGGGNFGRGGNFGGRGGYGGGGGGSRGSYGGGDGGYNGFGGDGGNYGGGPGYSSRGGYGGGGPGYGNQGGGYGGGGGYDGYNEGGNFGGNYGGGGNYNDFGNYSGQQQSNYGPMKGGSFGGRSLGSPYGGGYGSGGGSGGYGSRKF